One region of Theropithecus gelada isolate Dixy unplaced genomic scaffold, Tgel_1.0 HiC_scaffold_5956, whole genome shotgun sequence genomic DNA includes:
- the LOC112617907 gene encoding lanC-like protein 3: MDTKRCFANRFDDYQGSLLAGQCEEAVAPLVTATIERILQELPPLGGDAEARGATAGASGCQGGLYGGVAGVAYMLYHVSQSPLFSTARERYLRSAKRLIDACARSEEWGEPDADTRAAFLLGGAGVYAVATLVYHALGRSDYVQPLGKFRALCAVCAPVSFLECGSDELFVGRAGYLCAALVLKQKLAQE, encoded by the coding sequence ATGGACACCAAGCGCTGCTTCGCCAATCGCTTCGATGACTACCAGGGCAGCCTGCTGGCGGGCCAGTGTGAGGAGGCGGTGGCGCCCTTGGTCACCGCCACCATCGAGCGCATCCTCCAGGAGCTTCCCCCACTCGGGGGCGACGCGGAGGCCCGAGGGGCGACGGCCGGGGCTAGCGGCTGCCAAGGGGGGCTTTATGGCGGCGTGGCCGGAGTGGCCTACATGCTCTACCACGTCTCGCAGAGCCCGCTCTTCTCCACGGCCCGGGAACGCTATCTGCGCTCGGCTAAGCGCCTCATCGACGCGTGCGCCCGCTCTGAGGAGTGGGGCGAGCCGGACGCCGACACCCGCGCTGCCTTCCTGCTCGGGGGCGCGGGCGTGTACGCCGTGGCCACGCTCGTGTACCACGCCCTGGGCCGGTCCGACTACGTGCAGCCGCTGGGCAAGTTCCGGGCTCTGTGTGCCGTCTGCGCGCCGGTCTCCTTCCTGGAGTGCGGCTCCGACGAGCTGTTCGTGGGCCGCGCAGGCTACCTGTGTGCCGCGCTGGTGCTCAAACAGAAACTCGCCCAGGAG